The following proteins are encoded in a genomic region of Candidatus Methylomirabilota bacterium:
- a CDS encoding HAD-IIA family hydrolase encodes MTRARRGLREMRGFIFDLDGCVWTGDVLVPGAAEVLALLRSQGRALTFLTNNSRARAATMQAKLERLGVQAATDEVLTPLEILGRVLDGHVGPASRVLAIGGPELEAALVDGGHTLVSVAAYREAQAVVVGNDFEFSYERLTAASRAVAGGAAFVTPNLDPRLPVEGDFLPGCGAIVEAVAAAACARPLVVGKPEPPLFELALARMRLEASEAAMVGDSVDSDIRGARRVGLTAVLLARKGALDGVAHYMVKSMAQLRRLVETYTP; translated from the coding sequence GTGACCCGAGCCCGGCGCGGGCTGCGCGAAATGCGCGGCTTCATCTTCGATCTTGACGGCTGCGTGTGGACCGGCGACGTGCTCGTGCCCGGGGCCGCCGAGGTGCTGGCGCTCCTGCGCAGCCAGGGGCGCGCCCTGACCTTCCTCACCAACAACTCTCGCGCCCGTGCCGCGACCATGCAGGCCAAGCTCGAGCGACTGGGCGTGCAGGCGGCCACGGATGAGGTGCTGACCCCGCTCGAGATCCTGGGCCGCGTGCTCGACGGCCACGTGGGGCCCGCCTCTCGCGTGCTCGCCATCGGCGGCCCCGAGCTCGAGGCGGCCCTGGTCGACGGTGGCCACACCCTCGTCTCTGTCGCGGCGTATCGCGAGGCGCAGGCCGTGGTCGTGGGCAATGACTTCGAGTTCTCCTACGAGCGCCTGACCGCGGCCTCGCGCGCGGTGGCCGGCGGCGCGGCCTTCGTCACGCCCAACCTCGATCCGCGGCTACCCGTCGAAGGCGATTTTCTGCCCGGCTGCGGCGCCATCGTCGAGGCGGTGGCCGCGGCGGCGTGCGCTCGTCCGCTCGTGGTGGGCAAGCCGGAGCCGCCGCTCTTCGAGCTGGCGCTCGCCCGCATGCGGCTCGAGGCCTCGGAGGCCGCGATGGTGGGCGACAGCGTGGACTCGGATATCCGGGGCGCCCGCCGTGTCGGGCTGACCGCGGTGCTCCTGGCTCGCAAGGGCGCGCTCGACGGCGTCGCGCACTACATGGTCAAGTCCATGGCGCAGCTGAGGCGCCTCGTCGAGACGTACACGCCCTGA
- the pepE gene encoding dipeptidase PepE — protein sequence MRVLLHSGGPLGPDGRAGLSAFLGERRRVAFVTAASLHDEAAYFARVSAMLQPPPPDGAGLELMHLRWDDRPLDVLARTEALFMGGGNTYALLKRLRESELLPVIRERARGGMPYVGASAGSNVAGPTILTTNDWNVVALERFDALGLVAFNINPHYKQTDPAMAPYSETRDDRIREYHVVNGNPVAGLEEGAWLTVEGGVVTAHGTARIKIFRPGQEPTWHQAGERLPL from the coding sequence ATGCGCGTCCTGCTGCATTCGGGCGGACCGCTCGGCCCCGACGGTCGGGCGGGGCTATCGGCCTTCCTGGGCGAGCGCCGGCGCGTGGCCTTTGTCACCGCGGCCAGCCTTCACGATGAAGCGGCCTACTTCGCTCGGGTGAGCGCGATGCTGCAGCCGCCCCCGCCGGACGGGGCGGGGCTCGAGCTCATGCATCTCCGCTGGGATGACCGGCCGCTCGACGTGCTCGCCCGGACCGAGGCGCTCTTCATGGGTGGGGGCAATACCTATGCGCTCTTGAAGCGGCTCCGCGAGTCCGAGCTGCTGCCGGTTATCCGCGAGCGCGCGCGGGGCGGCATGCCTTATGTGGGCGCCAGCGCCGGCTCCAATGTGGCGGGGCCGACCATCCTGACCACCAATGACTGGAACGTGGTGGCCCTCGAGCGCTTCGACGCCCTAGGCCTCGTCGCCTTCAATATCAACCCGCACTACAAACAGACCGATCCCGCCATGGCGCCCTACAGCGAGACGCGCGACGATCGGATCCGCGAGTATCACGTGGTCAACGGTAATCCGGTGGCGGGGCTCGAGGAAGGCGCGTGGCTGACTGTCGAGGGCGGGGTGGTGACCGCGCACGGGACGGCGCGCATCAAGATCTTTCGACCTGGCCAGGAGCCCACCTGGCACCAAGCCGGCGAGCGCCTGCCCCTCTAG